The genome window CCTTCCGGAGAGGGGGGGAGCCGCCGCGAGCCGGAGCGGAGATGGCCACCAGGTTGCCGACATCACCCGCCCAGTCGTCCCGAGAGGGGATGACGTACGGGTCGGCAACCACCACTACATTTATCAACCACTGCGCCATGGTTTGGGCCAGCAGGTCCTGTGCTCGGGCGCAGTGGTTGATGTTACATTGTAGGAGTCGGATGGTGTCCATTTACGAACTGGTGTCCATCCGCTCCACTCCGACCTTCTTGGCCTTGCGCCGAGGCCATCGCTTAGGCGCACCTCTCTCTTTGCGCGCCGACTTCTGTCCGGCGGTGACGCAGCCGTCGCCGCCGATCGAGTGGCCCGCCGGTTTGCCCGCCGCCTCACAGACGGGGCAGTTCGGGTCTGCCGAACAGTCTCGCGCCCGGTGATCCGGCTTTCCGCAGCGGAAACACAACTTGCTGCGGTCCACCTCACACTGGCACTTGGCACCCATGTGCCCCGTCTCGAGGCAGCGGAAGCACCGCGTCGGCCGCGGGGCGAGCAGCACCACCCTGGCCGAGGTCCAGCCGACCCTCACGCGACCAGCGTCGGTCACCTTTTTGGCGGCCGCCACCGGCACGCTCAGCCAGAGGGAGCCATCCCCCCTCGGGCCGAAGGCGAGCTTGCCCGACCTTATAGAGTCGGCCGCGCAGCCTCCCTCTCTGGCCATTGACTCCACGACCTCGGCCGCGGTGACAGAGTCGTCGAGGCCAGTGATGCGCACTTCTGCGCATTTCACCGGCCGGCCGATCCTGACCTTCTCCGGGCCGAGCACCTCCCTGAGTTTAGCGGCCAGAGAGTCGGCCTTTTCCGGGGCTGCATCGCCCCCCACCTCCAACATTCGGGCGCCCGTGGCCGCCCTGCGGAACTTGACGTCGGCGATGCCAAGTTCCGCGAGGTTAATGCGGCTCTTCGCCTCGGCCAAGACCGTGGCATACGTAGTGCCACTCTCTTCTGCTCCCGGAGCGAGAGTGAGGGTGACCGCCGCGGTCTTTGGGGCCCGTAGTTTGACCTTCGGTCTTTCGGGGGGGCGAGTCTTGTCCGGCCCCTTGGACGCCTTCTTGGCCGCTTTCTTAGCCCCGCGGGACACTACCGTAGTCCACGGGGCTTCGGCGGGCGTAGGGGCAGACTTGTCCCTTGCCTGTGCGGCCTCTTTAGCGGCCAGGCTCGGctgcttcttcttcttctttttctttttgtttttgggCGGAGCCTCGCCTGGGGCCGCCGCCGAAGTTGTCGCCCGATCCTGGGCCCCGGTGCCCGATGTTGTGGGCAGGGGCTCTTTGGTCGCCCCCTTTTTCGCCTTATGGAGCGAAGCGGGGGCGGCGACATCTTCCTCTCTCCTGTCCGCCGCCAGCGGGGGCCGGCGCCGCGGTTCGGGGAGGAGACGATCCTCTAGTCCTGCCAGCCTGGCGTTTAGTATGGTGCCAAACTTTTCCACGTTGGCACGCGATACTTCATCCAGCAGCTGCCGGATATCTGCTTCGCCAGGCTGGGCAGGTCGGCGCTTGTCTATGTCTTTGAGTTCGCGCCTTAGCTCCTCCATGTCTCTTTGGAGGCGCGCGTTTGCTGCTTCCAGCCGCGACACCTCCTCCGACATCGTCCGCTCTCTTAGCTGAGAGACGGCGGCCTTGATGTTTGCCGCCGCCTCCTTCAGCGCTTTCACCAGTGTCCCCTTTATGTTGGTGGACTTGGTTGCCACGTCCAGTATCGTTTTGAGTGATGCCTCAACGCATTTGTTGAGGGCAACACTCGTCTGGTCCTCCTCGGTTTCCACCAGCGAGAGGTGAGCCGGGCCGGATGTTATGGAGGCCCTTGCCTCTCTCGCTGTGCGCAGCGCTGCGGCCACCTCGTCCTCGGCTGACTTCGTATTGAGGGGCCGGCCCCGTCCTCGTTTTGATTTATGGGCCGCCCCCTTAGCGGGAGCAGCACCATTTGTCTCCTCCGGGTCAGAAGGGCCCCTTCCTCTTTTGAGGTAGGCCCTTCTGTTGGACTCTCCGGACACGACCGACATGTAGCTGGCGGCCGAAGAGTCCGAGTCGAAATCGGTATTGGACGCCGTAGCGCCCCTGTCCAATCCAAACGAGTCGCAGCGCGTCAGCATGACCCTCAGCGTGCGCCCGGTATCTACGAGAGACTCTAGCCACTGACCGCTCCCACTCTGCGTCGGTGTGCTCGAGTCTCCGCTAACTTCCTCACTTAAATCTATGTTCTTTCCGCTTGCTTCAATATCCATTTCCGTTTCCAAGGTCGTCGTGTATCCATAGCACTCTttgccccccccagaatacgaGGGGCAGCCCGCGGCCGAGGCCGCGGGGAGGGATTCTCCTCCGGCAATGCCGGaggtaccctcctggggtatATCTGTTTTTAAGGTTGCCATTTCATACCGTTTTCCAGTGTTGTCGGACACCGGAAACCGCCTTTAATACGGGGTGTGGTCCCCATGACGCGCGGCCTACAAGGCCGCCATCCTACGACCCCTAAGGGTCCACTGGTGTTCCCCGCGGGCCTGTCCGGTATGGGAGGCCCTGTCCGGCATAGCCCCGCGGGAAAACACCCCTCCACTCCGCGCGGCGGCACCTCGGTGCACGTCGCGCCCAGCACCGCCCAGTGGGCGTGCTTGGACCCCGTCCAGGGCCTGCGCTAAACGCAGGACCCGGCAAGAGCCCCATAGTGTCCGCGGGCCTTCCCGGTATGGGTAGCCCTGTCCGGTTTAGCCCCGCAGACCCTATCTCCCTCCCGGCCAGTTGTTAGCCTCCCCACATAAGGTGGGGAGTTTCCAGGGTGCACCACGAGGAGGTCACCGGCCACCGCACcccaacctaacctaacctaacctaaccttttttttttttttttttgtacgaggggaaatgcagttacgcacccctgcgccgggcctGTATGTGcagtggcgcagggagtgtgggactcgcctaaagtcgttcggccatacccactaaaacccctcgGGCCCTCCATTCCGCCTTGTGGCTGGGTCACGGGAACACTTGCGCAATCTTCCGCGACCCAGCCGGCGTTGTCCACTCGGACTCTCCTCTTGTGGGGACAAGGATGTAGGGAGTCCCCACAACACACGTCTTAAAGGCGCACCCAATGCTAGGGAGCGCCTTACACCTGAAGGTTTGGCGGGCGATAGGGCAATAGGCCGTCCATCGCCCGGAGCTCTTCCATTAGGGAGGCAGACGGCGGGTATGCGCCTGCCGCCTGCGCCCATCGCGTCGACGGCGAAGAGGGTCCGCAGCTGCGTCCTCCTCCCGCCGTCGTTCCGCCGCCTCCTTCAGCGCCATCACCTCCTCGCAGAAGGAGGCGACAGCGTTCCAGGAGCTCTCGCTACTCACCATCGCGTTGACGACAGCGGGCAGCGAGAGGTCCGTCCCAATTtctgccacgagtgcggcgcgcTGGGCCGACCAGTGCACACACGACTCCAGGGTGTGCTGGGCCGAGTCCTCAGCGTGGCCGCACTCATGGCACCTCGCACTGGGCTCTCGCCGCGCAATCCGGCACAGATACGCCCCGAAACAACCATGTCCCGAGAGTACCTGCACCAGACGGAACGAGAGAGCcccaacctaacctaacctaacctaacctaacccctAGTCACGTCCCGCCCGCCTTGACGACGCGTAGCGCGCAAAGTGTGAAAAAAGTGCTCCGCAAGCCAAAAACGCTCGAAAAATCAAAGTGGTGGTAAAAGTCGGGTGAAGTTACTAGTGCGACATATCGTGAGATAGGGAAAATTACCACGAACACAACGGTGTGAAAATCGCAGTTATAGGTTGGAAAACCAGGGAGTTATTGGTGGAAAACCACcaaatttgcaaattttaaaactttaaaaattcccGCTGCGAAATTCAATGCGACAACATATAGTTTTTATCACATCATTATAAAGGTCTCGACGAGAACTAGGACCTCGAGTTGTCTCCCGAATTTTTCCCGTAAGAAAATCTCGAGAAAATGGGGAAAAACCAAAACAGCGTGACAACGTGGACCTGGTTCCAGACGTGCTAGAAGGACGTGACTTACATCATTGGATAGCCCTTCAAAAACCGAGCAGGTACCAATTTTCAAAAGGAAAATCAGGTCAGtggttaaaaagttataaacattttaaaaattgacaaaaagtgcataaactttaaaaaatcataactctcGATTTAAAGCGaggacatatatattttaaattatagttagaTAGTGCATTTAAAGACGAACAAAAAGACACCCTGCTTGGATTTTTCCCGTGTGCAGTTTTTgagaaaaacaagttttaaaaaagtgttaaaattgtaaaataaaaattcaaaatttaagtaataaagtaaGAGTGAAGCGTAcaataaagctatttttaataaacattttgtgtaaaattaagaaaatttttggAAACATTTGGAAAAATAACTGGTTAAATCCggttaagttattataaagttattacaaaTCTCGTAAACAAGTGACGTCATAGCGCGCACCTGCAGCCGCGCTCCCCCTCCTCCTCCGCCGCCCGCACCTCACCGCACCTCGCTGGCCGTGGAAGGCGGAGCTTGTGACGTAACTGCACACTCGCGCTgcagataaattataaactagacAATTATTAAACCGACTTGATGACTGAATTAGTTAGTAATATTCAGTAGTTGTATTAATGTgttgaaattgtaatataaaggaCTAGAATAAaagtgtataatattaaagtgtaaaaattttagtaaatagtaattattagagtcttaaaaattgcattaattgatgtaaaaattataaatttggcaatttaattaaagtaacgtAAATTATATCAGAAAAATAAGTTAACGAAATTGTCTAAACgtgtttctaaattataaaataaataaattaagataagaTTTGTAAAACTGGTCAAGTCGGAAAAAGTCAGAATCAACATATTGACCCGGGCTTTTCCCGACAATATTAGTTATAAGTTAGTATAAGTTTAACGGTTGGCGGAGTTGTTGCCCGCCGCCAATAGGATTAAGATAACGGTCCGGGGTCATTGCCCTAGACGTGAAGCAGTAGTTTGACAAGGTTCATTGACCTTTGTATTAGACGTGATAACTGttattactgttattattgGAATTACACTAAAAGGACTGACAAAATCAAGTGTATtagtatttgataaaataaatatttaataaataaaacgactataataactaaatttataaaaaatttattaaatatttaaatattttaaataacttaaacattttaaaaatcgttggaaaacaaagatttttcaaatcttaaaactttggaattgtaatttaaataaaataagaaatagttgtttacattttaacctACATAATCATTTGCATACGCCTATTGTATTCCGAGAGCTCGCTCGCTCGCGGTCGTTAGTGAAACAAAGGAGCGCGGCGGCGGCCATCCTGCAATACAATAGGGCGTAATTAGTTGAAAAATAAGGATaagaccaaaaataaaaattaagatttttatttcatatcattttaaatttactttaactaaaattgcatactttttaaattacttttattattgtaaatcaaaattgtattaaaacatcgtGTAAAAATATAGTGGAAAAGACTCAAAATTTGTCAaacttaaattgtaaaacaaaaattttaaatttaatttagatttaggtCACATGCCATTCTACTAGTATTTACTCTTTAATCAACTcaactataattataaacactaaattatacgaactaaattaaagttaaaattctaACGAATAGTCTTATCCACATAATACAAACGAGCAgtgttgaaaatttttaaaaaaaaactttgtatagaTTCCACGTGAATAAATACTGGTACTTATAACTTAATACTTATAATACTTAACTCAATACTTGAGTCGAAAacaaggttttaaaaataactcttGACACGAATTAGGTCGAtccttattgtttaaaatagacaTATTGACTCAGACTCTTGTCGgcaatattagtaataagttGCTATTGTTTTCCAACAGGCGCTTTTGCCaagaattataatagaaaatagtcgtaactatattagtatttaaggttaatttaaatagactaAGACTGTGTCCCCTATTGggatacttaaatataaatttaatcttaagaCTGTCCCCCTATTGGGaccatagaattaaaaaaattttaaatagtcacACTAggcataagttttaaaattttaaaatagaccgGTCAAAGACCTAttgaattaatcaataattgttttttgtgttGTCCGACTGTCCTTTATTGGGACAAtacgattattatttttagtatttatataattttaatttttaattcagtctTTTGACCGCCACCCCTTTTGGTGGCGAATAGGTTAGGTCAGATTAAAATCACTTTTGGGTTGTACTCACCAGAGAATCATGTCTCCTCCTATGGGAAAAAACGTTAAGAACGTGGTCATCGCACACGCGGACCGTAAAGACGATGGCAAGGAGAAACCCAGAGGAACCGCCACAACACAGCCACGAGCTGTGCCACAGTCAACCTCCCAACTAACGGAGAGTGCCACGACCCGGGCCAGCAGGCTGTTCATGGCAGCGAAGGCCCAGCTGGAGCTTTCCGGGAACCTGAAGTCGTCCATCAAGGAGGCTGTCCTGGACAGCCTCTCCGGGCTGTTCCAGGTAGTCCTCCAGGTGGACGACCGGCTCCGAAATCTGGACCTCCAGTTGGAGCAGCTGAGGGCTGAAAAAGAAAGAGAGATCAGAGAAAAGATGGAGGAGAAGGATAAAATTATCGAAGAGCTGGCCCGGAGCAAAAGGGGACAGGacatagaaataaagttaGCTGAACTCGTCACAAATACGGAATCTATTAAGACGATGATAAACCAGGACATAATGAACAGATTCGATGAATACCCACCGGGCAGGGCACTGTGTGGAAATGTTAAGAAATTGGAAGGGTTGATGGACACAGTCATGGTAATAAAAACCAATgtggacaaaacaaataaaacactgGAAGAGGCCGCCAAGGAAACAAAGGGCGCTGATAAAATAACAGAGTGCGTGATTAAGAAAATAGAGGAAACAAACAGGAAAGTGGAGACGGTCGGGACACGGGTTGGGGAGGTCGGCGAGAGAGTGGTAGAGAACGGAAAAACCTTAAGGGAGACCGGAAAGGCCCTAGAGGCCTTCAAAGGCCCCGGGGCCGTAACATATGCCGAAACGGCAAAGGCCCAAACAGCTAAGGCCCACCACCTCTCGTCAGGCCAACCCAGCCACGCCCTGATCATATCCTCTAAGATAGACATGGACACCAGCGAAAATGTTATTGACAAAGTGAGGCAGGCCCTGGACGCCCGGAAGGCAGGGATACAGATAGataaagtaagaaaaataaggGATGGAAAAATAGTTATCAGCTGTGGAAATAAGCCGGATCTAGAAAAAATGGAAGGTCGAATTAAGACCAATAGCGACCTAAGAACGGAACCTGCTGCAATGAGAGACCCTAGAGTGGTCATAAGGAACATGTTCGCCTACAACACGGAAGCGGACATCATCGAATCTTTAAAAGTCCAGAACAAAAGGTTGTGGGCGGACATGGACCCTGATCACTTTAGGGTCAAAGAGGTATACAGAAAAAAGGCGAGAAATCCTCACCAGGCCCACACGGTCCTGGAGGTGTCCCCACAGATGTGGCGCAGAATGATAGAGGCGAGGGCCATATTCATAGACATTCAGGGACTAACGGCCGAGGATCAGTCGCCGCTGCTGCAGTGTACTCGCTGCCTCGGGTTCGGCCACGGCCGCAAGACCTGCAAACAAACCGTGGACCTTTGCGGTCTGTGCGGGGGGGAGCACGAACGTGCGGTTTGCCCCTCCCGTGCAGACGGAAGGGACCCGGTTTGCAGGAATTGCGACCTGGCCGGGCTACGGGGCGCGGGGCACGATGCCTTCAGCGGCGACTGTCCCATCAGGCAGAGATGGGATAGACTGGCACGGGCAACAATTGCCTACTGCTGAGGGCCCCGCCGTGGCGATGTCGGTGATACATGCCCGGCGGGACCGTCACAGTGTTGGAGGGAGCACGTTCATCCGGATGGGCAGCACCGGTGCGGGCTATGTCGGCAAATTAAACGACGGTTCGGTGAGGTGGATCGGCGGCCTCCGCAGCGCTAGGGTGGTGCAGAGAGGGACGGCCGGAACAAAACTGGTAAGGCCGGCGGTCGCGGTGTTCGGTGGCGGTTTGGGGGTTCTTAAGAATCCTCAAACCCTCACAATGAGCACTGCGGCCGTCGCCCGAAAAACTGGTGAATGGACCGTAGTAGCCGTCCCTACTCACCCTGGGGGTGCGGAGGGCGGCGTTCCCAACCTCCGGAAAATGCGCGAATTTGCATATCGGGCCCGCATCGGTGTTGTCCAGGTGGGTGAAAAGGGGCGCACATATAgtttgaagaagaaatgtGAAGGCGAGAATGGTTGCGAGGTGGCTGCAGGGGAGATCCCTGAGCGCTCGGAGCAGCGCTGGTTAATTAGCGGAGGCGTCCCCACCTTCGGCGCGAGCCGCGGGTGCAGTCGGTATACTCACGGTGGTGCCCTCTGCACCCGTGGATCGAAGGCGGATGGTGGGAAACAAATCCCAGTTATAAACTACAACTGTTGGGTGAAACGCGCGGCTCTGAGCCTCAGGGGCCCCTTGGAAACAAAAGTCCGGATGGAACTAGGTTATGATAGTAGGTCTAAAACCGGATTTGCACCGCCCCCCTCACTACCCATATTCATTAGAATATTAGGGAGTCAGAGGGGGGTGGGCCCAGTTTTCTTTGGCTGCCTCGCAGCCCCGATTGCGCACACCAAAATGGCCCATAAAGACATATCGTGCGCTCAAAAATGCGAAATACCTCgaccaaataaaaataaaaataaaatacgtgcAACTACTCACCAGTCACGTTGGCCTCGAAACCCACAAGTGTGGAGAATTGACACCGCTGCGTCCGTGTGCTATCCGGAGACAtctggaaataaaataattttgtttaaaataaaaagtctggagaaaacaaaaataataagaacaaTTAGTAAacacaaaattcaaaatttaaagtaaaattgtagaaaaatttGAGGAAAAATAGGAAGGTTTaggaaattttaatagtaGAAGAACAAGCAACATTTAGGTTCTGCCGAACCATTAAAG of Papilio machaon chromosome 6, ilPapMach1.1, whole genome shotgun sequence contains these proteins:
- the LOC123721075 gene encoding uncharacterized protein LOC123721075, with translation MATLKTDIPQEGTSGIAGGESLPAASAAGCPSYSGGGKECYGYTTTLETEMDIEASGKNIDLSEEVSGDSSTPTQSGSGQWLESLVDTGRTLRVMLTRCDSFGLDRGATASNTDFDSDSSAASYMSVVSGESNRRAYLKRGRGPSDPEETNGAAPAKGAAHKSKRGRGRPLNTKSAEDEVAAALRTAREARASITSGPAHLSLVETEEDQTSVALNKCVEASLKTILDVATKSTNIKGTLVKALKEAAANIKAAVSQLRERTMSEEVSRLEAANARLQRDMEELRRELKDIDKRRPAQPGEADIRQLLDEVSRANVEKFGTILNARLAGLEDRLLPEPRRRPPLAADRREEDVAAPASLHKAKKGATKEPLPTTSGTGAQDRATTSAAAPGEAPPKNKKKKKKKKQPSLAAKEAAQARDKSAPTPAEAPWTTVVSRGAKKAAKKASKGPDKTRPPERPKVKLRAPKTAAVTLTLAPGAEESGTTYATVLAEAKSRINLAELGIADVKFRRAATGARMLEVGGDAAPEKADSLAAKLREVLGPEKVRIGRPVKCAEVRITGLDDSVTAAEVVESMAREGGCAADSIRSGKLAFGPRGDGSLWLSVPVAAAKKVTDAGRVRVGWTSARVVLLAPRPTRCFRCLETGHMGAKCQCEVDRSKLCFRCGKPDHRARDCSADPNCPVCEAAGKPAGHSIGGDGCVTAGQKSARKERGAPKRWPRRKAKKVGVERMDTSS